Proteins encoded within one genomic window of Spirochaeta isovalerica:
- a CDS encoding dynamin family protein: protein MNAELIDRTYRENARIIKSSLEELTSKLEDPDFTDLNKELIALSDSLDKPFMFVIIGEVKSGKSSFINALTGTEICEVDADICTDRVQQVVYSDQPYLEHIEKYLDIKGINAEILKEISIVDTPGTDSIINEHEEITKRFAPNSNVIFFVFPALNPHHSSSWEMLKVMKEEWSRNIVFIAAQADRCSEKELETGLKKIAEYAREKGISSPVIFPTSSKFEKEGHYEKSGFREIRDFISDTTRGGQHMLLKLKDRIDIAEILLEKAEKKLDVRSGILDRDRELKNTITNRYRTGLENSAKEIDKILERMNFVFDRTSRDYSLRLKNSLSTANILKQAIPIPRFRNSRHKVDRKFLEEVLREMNSDLEKSLAKEAADNASFFIDGIKYRFSEIIREVEKARDLYSREAGDRALEAFINRRDETLTEILNGLTEMSTDLSLLTNLEKHNPDISDTVLKGGLVAAAGALLSIIAQGAVFDATGGALSAVGILGASGIILFKRSRMIREFRKSLEETNSRFSAELKRRLRNKLELIFDDIHRQFEKIDSHIEKESEFIKTASFHIEKKRNVFRKIKSTC, encoded by the coding sequence ATGAACGCCGAATTGATAGACAGAACATATCGGGAAAATGCCCGCATCATTAAATCATCACTTGAAGAACTGACTTCGAAACTCGAGGATCCCGATTTCACAGATCTGAATAAAGAGCTTATCGCTTTATCCGATAGCCTGGACAAACCTTTTATGTTTGTTATCATCGGGGAAGTGAAATCGGGGAAGAGCTCTTTTATTAATGCCTTAACAGGTACAGAAATTTGCGAAGTAGATGCCGATATCTGCACCGACAGGGTCCAGCAAGTCGTGTATTCCGACCAGCCTTATCTGGAACATATTGAAAAATATCTCGATATTAAGGGTATTAATGCTGAAATACTGAAAGAGATCTCAATAGTCGATACTCCGGGGACTGACTCTATAATTAATGAGCACGAAGAGATTACCAAACGCTTTGCTCCGAACAGCAATGTCATATTTTTTGTTTTTCCTGCTTTGAATCCTCATCATAGCTCCTCGTGGGAGATGCTTAAAGTCATGAAGGAGGAATGGAGCCGGAATATTGTCTTTATCGCCGCCCAGGCTGACAGATGTTCTGAAAAAGAGCTTGAGACCGGATTAAAGAAAATTGCAGAATATGCTCGGGAAAAAGGGATCAGCTCCCCTGTTATATTCCCCACTTCATCAAAGTTTGAAAAAGAAGGCCATTACGAAAAGAGCGGTTTCAGGGAAATCAGAGATTTCATAAGCGATACGACCCGGGGCGGACAACATATGCTTCTCAAACTGAAGGATAGGATCGATATCGCTGAAATCCTTTTAGAAAAAGCTGAAAAGAAACTGGATGTTCGATCGGGAATACTCGATCGGGACAGAGAGTTAAAAAACACAATTACCAATCGCTACAGAACCGGTCTTGAGAACTCAGCCAAAGAGATAGACAAAATCCTTGAGAGGATGAATTTCGTATTCGACCGTACATCGAGAGATTATTCGTTAAGGCTGAAAAACAGCTTATCGACAGCCAATATTTTAAAACAGGCCATTCCCATTCCGAGATTTCGTAACAGCCGGCACAAAGTGGACAGAAAGTTTCTCGAGGAAGTTCTTCGGGAAATGAATTCAGATCTGGAGAAAAGTCTGGCAAAAGAAGCCGCCGATAACGCTTCATTTTTCATCGACGGGATAAAGTACAGATTCAGTGAGATAATCCGTGAAGTCGAGAAAGCACGGGATCTATACAGCCGGGAAGCCGGAGACCGTGCGCTGGAAGCGTTTATTAATAGAAGAGACGAAACCCTGACTGAAATTCTGAACGGCTTGACTGAAATGTCTACTGACCTGTCATTACTCACTAATCTTGAGAAGCATAATCCCGATATAAGCGACACCGTCCTCAAAGGCGGCCTTGTTGCAGCAGCGGGCGCACTTTTATCAATCATCGCTCAGGGAGCTGTTTTTGATGCGACGGGAGGAGCATTGTCTGCCGTTGGAATTCTCGGGGCGAGCGGTATCATTCTGTTCAAGAGAAGCCGGATGATCCGAGAATTCCGGAAGAGCCTGGAGGAAACCAACTCACGCTTTTCCGCAGAATTAAAAAGAAGGCTGCGAAATAAGCTCGAATTGATTTTCGATGATATACACAGGCAGTTTGAAAAGATCGACAGTCATATCGAAAAGGAATCGGAATTTATAAAAACTGCTTCTTTCCATATCGAAAAGAAGCGTAATGTATTCAGAAAAATAAAATCTACTTGTTAG
- a CDS encoding tetratricopeptide repeat protein, producing MKKIILIFISVITIISCRSETAGTEVVKNLMDAEKAFQNGLEESGEKSREEFFQSAVLYEELLRSAQLNDARILYNTANSFFMAGNIGKAVLYYRMAEKRQPSNRLIRDNLNTARSAVLFKIPRDEPNKLIRTLLFFHYDLSSQIKSQIIYILIFLIFAAASFLLFSKSLAIRNTLIILIFPLILFTGSILQETFLDDEGVIIRATYGRKGDSEGYDRAFNEKLSPGIEFKVLEIRKGWYYIELFDGNTCWISSDSAEIIY from the coding sequence ATGAAAAAAATAATTCTTATATTTATATCTGTAATCACCATAATTTCATGCCGTTCAGAAACAGCTGGAACAGAAGTTGTAAAGAATCTTATGGATGCTGAAAAGGCTTTTCAAAATGGTCTTGAAGAGTCTGGTGAAAAATCCCGGGAAGAGTTCTTTCAATCAGCCGTTCTCTATGAAGAGTTACTCAGATCCGCTCAATTAAATGACGCGCGAATTTTATATAACACGGCTAATAGTTTTTTTATGGCCGGAAATATCGGAAAAGCTGTTCTCTATTACAGGATGGCTGAAAAGCGGCAACCTTCCAACAGATTGATAAGAGACAATCTGAATACAGCCAGATCGGCAGTCCTTTTCAAAATACCGCGAGATGAACCGAACAAGCTGATTCGGACTCTACTGTTTTTTCATTATGATCTCAGTTCTCAAATTAAGTCGCAAATAATCTATATTCTTATTTTTCTGATTTTTGCAGCAGCATCCTTTCTTTTGTTCAGTAAGAGTCTGGCAATAAGAAATACTCTGATAATTCTTATTTTCCCCCTCATTTTATTCACCGGATCCATTCTACAGGAAACATTCCTTGATGACGAAGGAGTCATCATTAGAGCAACCTATGGAAGAAAAGGCGATAGTGAAGGTTATGACCGGGCGTTTAATGAAAAATTAAGTCCCGGAATTGAATTCAAGGTTTTGGAAATAAGAAAAGGCTGGTACTACATTGAATTATTCGACGGAAATACCTGCTGGATATCATCTGATTCGGCAGAAATAATATATTAG
- a CDS encoding carbohydrate ABC transporter permease: MKELSLPLKILIFLLLCIGVFLWLLPLGVAVITSFRTNDDLLMRGFLSLPKELSFRNYGAAWTRGNLNKFLPNSFIITIPSLTFTLFLSSLSAYALSKFRFRGRTIILSVFVGGMMLPFQILLLPVFKLSETIGIYDTYWALIAIHTAFQMGFCTFVLRNYMVTIPDSVTEAARIDGASEFRIYWNIMLPLVIPAMAAIATLEFTWIFNDYIWPLILVRTDRLMPVTAGLAILQGQYIMDWTVIISGALIGTIPTIFVFLFLQKYFIRGLTMGSNK; the protein is encoded by the coding sequence ATGAAAGAATTGAGCCTGCCTCTCAAAATATTGATTTTCCTTCTTCTTTGCATCGGAGTCTTCTTATGGTTGCTGCCTCTGGGGGTGGCTGTCATAACTTCATTCAGAACCAATGACGATCTGCTGATGAGAGGCTTTCTCTCCCTTCCGAAAGAATTGAGTTTCAGAAATTACGGAGCAGCCTGGACAAGAGGGAATCTGAATAAATTTCTCCCCAACAGTTTCATAATTACCATCCCGTCCCTGACATTTACTTTATTTCTCTCTTCCTTGTCCGCTTATGCTTTATCAAAATTCAGGTTCAGAGGAAGAACGATTATTCTTTCAGTATTTGTCGGCGGCATGATGCTTCCCTTTCAGATCCTTCTACTGCCTGTTTTCAAATTATCAGAAACAATCGGCATATATGACACATACTGGGCGCTTATTGCAATCCATACAGCGTTTCAGATGGGATTCTGTACTTTTGTATTGCGGAACTATATGGTGACCATACCCGATTCCGTAACCGAAGCTGCGAGAATCGACGGAGCCAGCGAGTTCAGAATTTACTGGAACATCATGTTACCTCTGGTCATACCTGCTATGGCTGCAATCGCAACACTGGAATTTACATGGATATTCAATGATTACATCTGGCCGCTGATTCTTGTGCGCACAGATAGATTGATGCCTGTAACAGCCGGTCTGGCCATTTTGCAGGGTCAGTATATTATGGACTGGACAGTTATCATTTCAGGCGCCCTCATAGGAACAATCCCCACAATATTCGTTTTTCTGTTTCTGCAGAAATACTTTATCCGGGGACTGACAATGGGGTCTAACAAGTAG
- a CDS encoding ABC transporter substrate-binding protein — MIKKVMGMFFVLLFVLTALPVFAGGAQEESSGDSANIVIYNSMNGDPKPRAADEELVGMFEAANPGTTVVHSIVAHEDFKQAIRAYLSASTPPDVLTWFAGNRARFFIDKGLIMDISDVWEEQGWNDSYPKGFRAMSSVDGKQYFLPTSWYWWGVYYRPSVFEKYNIEVPETWDDLMVVCETLKSNGVTPFTIGTKYRWTAAAWFDYFNMRINGPEFHINLMLGKESYTDPRVKDVFVKWAEMIDKGYFIENPAAYAWAEAIPFMANESAAMYLMGDFIRDSFPEELLSDLDFFRFPIIDPSVPVGEDAPTDGYFIPAKSKNPEGAKALLAFFGSKESQEYTARTLDRLNTNSDVDISIFKESQQKGIKMINEADFVAQFYDRDTTPEMADAGMNGFMEFWENHSSSDIDKILENLERVRQEAFAE; from the coding sequence ATGATTAAAAAAGTCATGGGAATGTTTTTTGTTCTTCTTTTCGTTTTAACCGCATTGCCGGTTTTTGCGGGAGGAGCACAGGAAGAATCAAGCGGCGATAGTGCTAATATCGTAATCTACAATTCAATGAATGGAGACCCGAAGCCCAGAGCTGCTGATGAAGAATTGGTAGGAATGTTTGAAGCTGCCAATCCCGGTACAACTGTTGTTCACAGCATTGTCGCTCATGAAGATTTTAAACAGGCTATCAGAGCCTATCTTTCAGCGTCGACACCACCGGATGTTCTTACCTGGTTTGCCGGGAACAGAGCCAGATTTTTTATTGACAAAGGGCTCATCATGGATATCAGCGATGTCTGGGAAGAGCAGGGCTGGAATGATTCCTATCCCAAAGGATTCAGAGCCATGAGCTCAGTGGACGGAAAACAGTATTTCCTTCCCACTTCATGGTATTGGTGGGGTGTTTACTACAGACCTTCTGTCTTTGAAAAATATAATATCGAAGTCCCTGAAACATGGGATGACCTGATGGTTGTATGCGAAACACTGAAATCCAATGGCGTAACACCCTTTACAATCGGAACCAAGTACCGCTGGACTGCTGCGGCATGGTTCGATTATTTCAACATGAGAATCAATGGGCCTGAATTCCATATCAACCTTATGCTCGGGAAAGAAAGCTACACAGACCCCCGTGTAAAAGATGTATTCGTAAAATGGGCCGAGATGATTGATAAGGGATACTTCATTGAGAATCCCGCTGCTTACGCATGGGCCGAAGCAATTCCGTTTATGGCTAATGAAAGCGCGGCTATGTATCTGATGGGTGATTTTATCAGAGATTCGTTCCCTGAAGAATTGCTTTCAGACCTGGATTTTTTCCGGTTCCCCATTATTGATCCTTCGGTTCCCGTCGGAGAAGACGCTCCTACCGATGGATACTTCATCCCCGCGAAATCAAAGAATCCCGAAGGGGCTAAAGCACTGCTGGCATTCTTCGGTTCGAAAGAATCGCAGGAATACACAGCCAGAACCCTGGACAGACTCAACACCAACAGTGACGTTGACATCTCCATCTTTAAAGAAAGTCAGCAGAAAGGTATCAAAATGATAAATGAAGCTGATTTCGTAGCTCAGTTCTATGACAGAGATACAACTCCCGAAATGGCTGATGCCGGAATGAACGGCTTCATGGAGTTCTGGGAAAACCACAGTTCAAGCGATATAGATAAAATCCTCGAAAACCTCGAAAGAGTCAGACAGGAAGCTTTCGCTGAATAA
- a CDS encoding carbohydrate ABC transporter permease, which produces MGLNKSRMAKLTPWYFLTIPLIIYFLWVIGPMFYTFYLSMTNWDGLSDPQFIGLKNYTKLFRDPVFFVSLKNNLIWVFSFITIPVVIGLALAMILNQSVPGSRFFKASFYSPMVLSLVVCGLVWSWLYNPAQGLLNTFFRSVGLESLAKGWLSDPDLVLGSIIAVAIWRQVGYVMILFLAGLQSVDPFLVEASKIDGCSGWKTFIHVVLPQLQPVTIVVVVISIIDSLRAFDLVSVMTRGGPFNRSSVLANFMYIVSFNNYKMGYGAAVAVILFLISFVFIMMYLSQISKEENY; this is translated from the coding sequence TTGGGCCTTAACAAAAGCCGCATGGCTAAATTAACACCCTGGTATTTTTTAACAATACCTCTGATTATCTATTTCTTATGGGTAATCGGGCCGATGTTCTATACATTCTACCTGAGCATGACCAATTGGGATGGTTTGTCCGATCCCCAATTCATCGGCTTGAAAAATTATACAAAACTGTTCAGAGACCCGGTATTCTTTGTCTCTTTGAAAAATAATCTCATTTGGGTTTTCAGTTTTATTACAATCCCTGTCGTGATCGGATTGGCTCTTGCGATGATTCTCAATCAATCCGTACCGGGATCCCGCTTTTTCAAAGCCAGTTTCTACTCGCCTATGGTTCTTTCGCTCGTGGTCTGCGGTCTCGTCTGGTCATGGCTTTACAATCCCGCCCAGGGCCTTCTGAACACCTTTTTCAGATCAGTCGGTCTTGAATCACTGGCAAAAGGGTGGCTCAGCGATCCGGATCTTGTTCTCGGATCGATCATAGCTGTCGCCATATGGCGCCAGGTCGGATATGTCATGATACTTTTCCTCGCCGGGCTGCAGAGCGTTGACCCTTTTCTGGTGGAAGCTTCAAAGATCGACGGATGCAGCGGCTGGAAAACTTTTATCCATGTTGTTCTGCCGCAGCTTCAGCCTGTAACCATTGTCGTTGTTGTCATTAGTATTATTGATTCTCTAAGAGCCTTTGACCTGGTTTCAGTTATGACAAGAGGAGGCCCATTCAACAGATCAAGCGTACTGGCCAACTTCATGTACATCGTGTCTTTCAATAATTACAAAATGGGATACGGAGCGGCTGTCGCTGTCATCCTTTTCCTTATAAGTTTTGTTTTTATCATGATGTATTTATCTCAGATTTCAAAAGAGGAGAATTATTGA
- a CDS encoding DUF4175 family protein, translating to MRRVSIILFLLIIPFHFLSARGNYEEQKKNVSQFNEALSLYRNRQYEESSDLLENLFFREEDQEINKLLLQSANHFRIAENSVEETNDLTGAVQRLDDSIGLLKRVLEFDKENTIAANNLEVAMTLKEEWMQQKEEQNPSQDSQQPEQTQKDEAEKLQKEQQQMADDNNKESENHQDAQEELRKRTENLKDHTEQGSPERQSLENAVDAQEKAEQALEEGNSAAAREQQNEAAQHLADAVRNLSQGSEEDTSGYNENETDSAGDQLIQSIIDNELNRDENSENTGNGIAVERNW from the coding sequence ATGAGAAGAGTGTCAATCATTCTGTTTCTGCTGATTATTCCTTTTCATTTCCTGTCTGCCCGGGGTAATTATGAAGAACAGAAAAAAAACGTCAGTCAATTCAATGAAGCATTGTCTTTATACCGTAACCGGCAATATGAAGAATCATCGGATTTGCTTGAGAATCTCTTTTTCCGGGAAGAGGATCAGGAAATAAACAAGCTTCTTCTCCAATCTGCGAACCATTTCAGAATCGCTGAGAATTCAGTTGAAGAGACAAATGATTTGACAGGAGCGGTTCAAAGGCTGGATGACAGTATCGGGTTGTTGAAACGGGTACTGGAATTTGATAAAGAAAACACTATTGCTGCAAATAATCTTGAAGTTGCAATGACATTAAAAGAAGAGTGGATGCAGCAAAAGGAAGAGCAAAATCCGTCTCAAGACTCTCAGCAACCGGAACAGACCCAGAAAGACGAGGCAGAAAAGCTGCAGAAAGAACAGCAGCAAATGGCTGATGATAATAATAAGGAAAGCGAAAATCATCAGGATGCTCAGGAAGAACTCAGAAAGCGGACTGAAAACCTGAAAGATCATACAGAGCAGGGCAGTCCTGAAAGGCAAAGTCTGGAAAATGCGGTTGATGCTCAGGAAAAAGCAGAACAGGCTCTGGAAGAAGGGAATAGCGCTGCTGCCCGGGAACAACAGAATGAAGCGGCGCAGCATCTGGCGGATGCCGTCAGGAATCTCAGTCAGGGATCAGAGGAAGACACCAGCGGGTACAATGAGAATGAAACTGATAGCGCCGGGGATCAGCTAATCCAGTCAATTATCGATAATGAACTGAACCGTGACGAAAATTCAGAGAATACAGGCAATGGAATAGCCGTGGAGAGGAATTGGTGA
- a CDS encoding BatD family protein yields MAILLTSVSAQSVRATVDTSEVYVGESFEYRIVIDGSTDSTVPELPLIDGIDTAYKGASTTMVSSIGTGSGSTTRTVAHSWSFTPRKIGQISIPSVAVEVNGTVFYTKSGVINVKKPEPIEGFHLSVESDKKEYWLGEPVYLTIKWLISPGIKVASPAFNIPFINDGSFTAQNQNPPPGNDVYKIDIAGMEVLIMQSAEIYDGKQFTSLSFRLKLISDEAGIYNLQPISLAFDLAEQTSGFRTKYSTKVIPSNAVDFSIKKLPEDAPDNIILSAGKLTVESSATPTRVHIGDPLTFKIQISGALIPEKVILPQLKNYRQMDQGFTIPERRSPAEFEGDSVIFKQTLRVKNEEQKAIPSLVIPYFNTETGQVEKAYTPAIPIEVLETQIVTSEDLENTGYMSNPDKETNQVLTQNDSGLKHNYTVDQLLDTSDDLSVFFLIISIISAVVFVVLFIYTKQPVFNSSRNDDFSNIYEQLKNSDPRTINRSIRDYLHKYVNKENRTLTPDEMFECLLRKGNSPEVSESIRHCLADLEQAVYSKNCHVETSLVLEDFKKLSKALV; encoded by the coding sequence ATGGCAATTCTTTTAACTTCTGTTTCCGCTCAAAGCGTTCGGGCGACAGTTGATACTTCTGAAGTTTATGTAGGCGAAAGCTTTGAATACAGAATAGTGATTGATGGATCAACTGACAGCACTGTACCGGAACTGCCCCTCATTGATGGTATTGATACAGCCTATAAAGGGGCTTCGACCACTATGGTGTCCTCAATCGGAACAGGTTCTGGCAGCACGACAAGAACAGTTGCGCACAGCTGGTCTTTTACTCCCCGGAAAATCGGGCAGATTTCGATTCCTTCTGTTGCTGTAGAAGTAAATGGGACTGTTTTTTACACAAAATCAGGTGTCATTAACGTAAAAAAGCCCGAGCCTATTGAAGGGTTTCACTTGTCTGTTGAGAGCGATAAAAAGGAATACTGGTTAGGGGAGCCTGTATATCTGACTATAAAGTGGCTTATAAGTCCCGGAATAAAAGTAGCTTCGCCGGCATTCAATATACCGTTTATCAATGATGGGAGCTTTACAGCTCAGAACCAGAACCCTCCTCCGGGAAATGATGTCTATAAAATCGATATCGCCGGAATGGAAGTCCTCATTATGCAGTCGGCGGAAATTTACGATGGAAAGCAGTTCACCTCCTTGTCTTTCAGATTAAAACTAATCTCAGATGAGGCAGGAATATACAATCTTCAACCGATCTCTCTCGCTTTTGATCTGGCTGAGCAGACAAGCGGTTTCAGAACGAAATACAGTACCAAGGTCATACCTTCCAATGCGGTTGATTTTTCCATTAAAAAGCTGCCCGAAGATGCCCCTGACAATATCATTCTTTCTGCCGGGAAGCTTACAGTTGAGAGTTCTGCAACTCCGACTCGGGTCCATATCGGCGATCCTCTTACTTTCAAAATACAAATCAGCGGTGCTTTGATACCGGAAAAAGTGATTCTTCCGCAACTGAAAAATTACAGGCAGATGGATCAGGGATTTACTATCCCGGAGAGGAGATCTCCAGCGGAATTTGAAGGGGATTCTGTTATTTTTAAACAGACATTACGGGTGAAAAATGAAGAACAGAAAGCAATACCGTCATTGGTGATTCCCTATTTTAATACAGAAACAGGTCAGGTTGAAAAAGCATACACACCAGCTATTCCCATCGAAGTATTGGAAACTCAGATTGTTACATCTGAAGATCTGGAAAATACAGGTTATATGAGCAATCCGGACAAAGAGACAAACCAGGTATTAACACAGAATGATTCCGGATTAAAACATAATTATACAGTCGATCAGCTTCTGGATACTTCTGATGATCTGTCTGTATTCTTTCTTATAATAAGCATAATCTCTGCTGTCGTTTTTGTTGTCCTTTTTATTTATACAAAACAACCGGTATTCAATTCTTCCCGGAATGACGATTTCAGTAATATATACGAACAACTGAAAAACAGCGACCCGAGAACGATCAATAGAAGTATCAGAGACTATCTCCATAAATACGTGAATAAAGAAAACCGGACATTAACTCCCGATGAGATGTTTGAGTGTCTCCTCCGGAAAGGCAACTCCCCTGAGGTATCAGAGTCAATCAGACATTGCCTCGCTGACCTGGAACAGGCCGTTTATTCTAAAAACTGCCATGTGGAGACCAGCCTGGTTTTAGAAGATTTCAAAAAATTGAGTAAGGCATTAGTATGA
- a CDS encoding AraC family transcriptional regulator, which produces MSIGNFSFSMITELERKLPFYLVGAGIDFHQELDPHMRPDGYPHFQWIQVKSGKGVFNVDGELHTVETNQGILLFPDVPHNYYAEESPWIVDWFTFNGSNVEKVLNLVHIDKTAVFSVFQNSLFTGIIQKSLKMVRSTEPDKGLRASLLVYEFLVSFSHYAHKIGSEGDIRLYSRLNPVLNHIEEHYSRSLTIEDLADVIGVTPQYLCLLFKKIIKQRPIEYLNNVRINKSKDLLLKNPRTKIDDISIMSGYESTSYFCSIFKKIEGMSPGRFRELHLHKKYLIS; this is translated from the coding sequence ATGAGTATAGGCAATTTTTCTTTTTCGATGATAACAGAATTGGAAAGAAAACTTCCTTTTTATCTTGTCGGAGCCGGAATAGACTTCCATCAGGAACTGGATCCCCATATGAGACCGGACGGTTATCCTCATTTTCAGTGGATACAGGTAAAGAGCGGTAAAGGTGTTTTTAATGTAGACGGCGAACTTCACACTGTCGAAACAAATCAGGGCATACTGCTTTTCCCCGATGTTCCTCATAATTATTATGCTGAAGAATCACCTTGGATTGTAGACTGGTTTACATTTAACGGTTCGAATGTGGAGAAGGTGTTAAATCTCGTCCATATAGATAAAACGGCAGTTTTCTCCGTGTTTCAGAACAGTCTTTTTACCGGGATTATTCAAAAGTCATTAAAGATGGTAAGGTCGACAGAGCCGGACAAGGGGCTCAGAGCTTCTCTTTTAGTTTATGAATTTCTCGTTTCTTTCTCCCACTATGCCCATAAGATCGGCAGTGAAGGAGATATAAGGCTCTACAGCCGCCTTAATCCTGTGCTGAATCATATTGAAGAGCATTATTCCCGTTCATTAACGATAGAAGATCTGGCGGATGTCATAGGCGTTACACCTCAATATTTATGTCTTTTATTTAAGAAGATCATAAAACAGCGTCCTATAGAGTATCTGAATAATGTCAGGATTAATAAAAGTAAAGACCTACTGCTGAAAAACCCCCGGACCAAAATCGATGACATTTCAATTATGTCCGGATATGAAAGTACCAGCTATTTTTGCAGTATATTTAAAAAAATAGAGGGGATGAGTCCGGGCAGATTCAGAGAACTTCATCTTCATAAAAAATATCTCATTTCCTGA
- a CDS encoding DUF6938 domain-containing protein has product MKLENGRYSLYGNAISRKETKQVQKWQNMFKKKFNYDENETYNLSLVDNEQLGPIFGLKNIVRDQDGEPIEPGKAVIVSTIRMGFGHYRIAMAGVSAAKAMGFTPYWLDLLSIPGMPTDIINFCNTNYSKFSRISQKSSWFNKHIWEPVTTGEKTLPGLNAFLNSWIVGWPWRFLKTNIKDYKMSELIGNLHKNLPSDMPMLTAHMWNCMAAVSGGMTNVVDMMFDNWPMAFQLTEGAKHAVQSPSGYYGFRAMRGFDSEGKILKGTPSDAIYFTGHHVDHELVHNIEADCKARVDRARKGAPRRFMITMGGAGAQKELFKAVIDHAIPLIKENKMTLFVNLGDHAGNWNWLKEEVQEYQELITTHFDWEDTRTFVDSIRDGEASGLHIFLHDNTFHAVYATNYLMRVTDIMITKPSELAFYPIPKIFNERVGGHEMWGAVRGAEVGDGTVEVATIPQLLQAVDLLTEETDLLEMFCDCIVKNKSIGIYDGAYHSVALATGTEFDRSKLIN; this is encoded by the coding sequence ATGAAACTGGAGAATGGCAGATACTCTCTATATGGAAATGCCATAAGCCGTAAAGAAACGAAACAGGTTCAGAAATGGCAGAACATGTTTAAAAAGAAATTTAATTATGATGAAAATGAGACCTACAATTTAAGTCTTGTTGACAATGAACAGCTTGGACCTATATTCGGACTGAAAAATATTGTGAGAGACCAGGACGGCGAACCAATCGAACCCGGTAAAGCCGTTATCGTATCTACGATAAGAATGGGATTCGGGCATTACAGAATAGCAATGGCCGGAGTTTCTGCTGCAAAGGCAATGGGATTCACCCCCTACTGGCTGGACCTCCTATCCATTCCGGGAATGCCTACGGACATTATCAATTTCTGTAATACTAATTACAGCAAATTCTCCAGAATTTCTCAAAAAAGTTCCTGGTTCAACAAACATATCTGGGAACCGGTGACGACCGGAGAAAAAACACTGCCGGGCTTGAATGCCTTTCTGAACAGCTGGATAGTCGGTTGGCCCTGGAGATTTCTGAAAACCAATATCAAAGACTATAAAATGTCCGAACTTATCGGAAATCTTCATAAAAATCTTCCTTCCGATATGCCTATGCTGACAGCGCATATGTGGAATTGTATGGCAGCTGTTTCCGGCGGGATGACAAATGTTGTGGATATGATGTTTGATAACTGGCCTATGGCTTTTCAGCTGACAGAAGGGGCGAAACATGCAGTACAATCTCCTTCCGGATATTACGGTTTCAGAGCCATGAGAGGATTTGATTCAGAGGGTAAGATACTGAAGGGAACTCCTTCAGATGCTATCTATTTCACTGGGCATCATGTAGATCATGAACTTGTTCATAATATTGAAGCTGATTGTAAAGCCAGAGTTGACAGAGCCAGGAAAGGCGCCCCCAGACGTTTTATGATAACAATGGGTGGCGCAGGAGCGCAAAAAGAGCTTTTTAAAGCTGTAATCGATCATGCCATTCCTCTTATTAAGGAAAATAAGATGACTCTTTTTGTTAATCTCGGAGATCATGCCGGGAACTGGAACTGGTTGAAAGAAGAAGTGCAAGAATACCAGGAACTGATAACAACTCATTTTGACTGGGAAGATACCAGAACTTTTGTTGATTCCATTCGCGATGGAGAAGCATCGGGTCTTCACATCTTCCTTCACGACAACACATTCCATGCCGTATACGCAACGAACTATCTCATGCGCGTTACAGATATTATGATTACAAAACCCAGTGAACTGGCATTTTACCCTATTCCCAAAATATTCAATGAGAGGGTCGGCGGGCATGAAATGTGGGGAGCTGTAAGAGGCGCTGAGGTCGGTGACGGAACTGTGGAAGTTGCGACAATTCCCCAGCTGCTCCAGGCTGTGGATTTATTAACTGAAGAAACTGACCTGTTGGAAATGTTTTGTGACTGTATTGTTAAAAACAAAAGTATCGGAATATATGACGGAGCTTACCACAGTGTGGCGTTGGCAACCGGAACGGAGTTCGATCGCTCAAAACTGATCAATTGA